TATCAATCTGGCCTCCAAGGCCATTCCGCCAGTCGATCTGTCGTTCCTGGGTGTCATCCCCGGTATCGGGCCATTGCTGGTGTCACTATTGTCGGGGCACTCTGTATTGTCGTGGATCGCCGCTTTCCTCGTCTTCGCCATCTGGTATTTTCTTTATCGCATGCCGTGGGGGCTGTGGCTGCGCGGGGTGGGGGAATATCCCGCCGCGCCTGAAGCGGCCGGTATACCGGTCAATGCCGTGCGGGCCTGGAGCTTGGTGGTGTCGGGTGCACTGGCCGGCCTTGGCGGCGCCCAACTGGCCATGTTCAATTATGTCGGCTTCGCGCGTGACATGACGGCTGGTCGCGGCTTTATCGCCCTGGGTGCCGTGCTGCTGGGCGCTCGACATCCGGTCGGTGCCCTTTTGGCGGCCCTGCTGTTCGGAGCATTCGAAGGGCTTGCCGTAGTCATGCCTGGCCTGTTCGCCGATGCACCCGCCGAACTGATCCGCATGATCCCCTTCGTCGTGACCATTCTGGCACTGATGCTGTTCAGCTACCGCGCCCAGCGTGCCCTCAAGCTCAGAGGCGTGAAATCCGCATGAACGCGCAGATCTGCAACAGCAACCAGGCAGGTGAGGCCTATTGCGGTGCCTGAAGAACTGGATCGCAATCGGTGCCGGGGCATTTACGGCACCTTCTTTCATGCGCCCACGGCCGGCGAACTGGCAGTGCTGGAAAACAGACTGATCCTGGTCGATGAGGCCGGTGTGATCAGCGCTGTCCTTGCCGAGGATGATCCGGCGCAGGCCACGGCGATAGCTGCGCTTGGCGAGGCGCTTGTGTGGCTGCCCGAAGGGCAGTTTGGCCTGCCGGGCTTTGTCGATCTGCACATCCACGCGCCGCAATATTCCCAGCTTGGGCAGGCGCTGGACGCGCCGCTGGAAATCTGGCTGCAAAAATACACCTTTCCACTCGAGGCCAGTTACGCGGACCTGGGGTTCGCCCGCCCGCGCTATGAAGCGCTGGTAGCAGACTTGCTGGCAATCGGGACCACTACGGCGCTGTATTTTGCGACGCAAGACCGCGCCGCAACTGAACTCCTCGCCGAGATCTGCATGGCCAAGGGTCAGCGCGCTCTGGTGGGCAAGGTCGTGATGGATGATCCGGCCGGATGTCCGGACTATTATCGCGACGAGTCAGCTGAAACCGCCATCGCCGAGACGCGCGCAGTGATCGAGCATATCCGCACGCATCCCGCAAATGCCGACGGACGTGTCCTGCCGGTCATCACGCCACGTTTTATTCCGTCCTGCACCGATGCAGCCCTGGACGGGCTGGGAAAACTGGCAGTCGAATGCGGCTGCCATATCCAGTCGCATTGCAGCGAAAGTGACTGGGCTCATGGCCATGTCCTTGAACGCTTCGGCCATACCGATGCCGAAGCCCTCGACCGCTTTGGTCTGCTGACGCGCAAGACGGTTCTGGCTCATTCGAATTTTCTAACCGATGCTGACATGGATCGCCTTGCCGCGCGCGGCACGGCTGTTGCTCATTGTGCGCTGTCCAATGTCTACTTTGCGAACGCTGTATTCCCCTTGCGGCGGGCGCTCGAAAAGCATTTGCATGTTGGTCTGGGCACCGACATTTCAGGTGGTCCGAGCGCCTCTATGTTCGAGGCCTGTCGCACCACAGTGCAATCCTCGCGCTTGCTCGAAGATGGCGTGGACCCCACGCTATCGGCCGCAGAGCGGGGAACGGCGGGGTCGCGGATTGATCTGGTAACCGCCTTTCACCTGGCGACGGCGGGCGGTGGAATTGCGCTGGACCTGCCGATCGGCATCCTTGCGCCGGGCTATCGTCTCGATCTGATTGCTGTCGACACCATGGCAGAGGAGGGTACTATCCGCCTGTTTGGCGAGACGCACCCTCAGGCCGTCTTCGAGAAAATTCTCTACTGTGCCAGCCGCGCCAATATTGCCGCTGTCTGGGTCGACGGCCAGCAGGTTTGCTGACCTGCATCAGTCCGCGGGTATCCAGCGCTTTGTGTCAACCAGTTGCAGCCGCGGTGAGCGGAGCGGCGCCATGATCCGGTCGCGCCATGCAGCCAACGGCTCCTGCCAGCGCGTGCCTTGCAACATGGCAGCGGTTATGGCCACTGGCGCAAGGTCTGCGCGCTCCAGCAGGGTGAGGACCGCCGCCATTGAGGTGCCCGAGCTGATAACATCGTCCACTACTGCGATCCGCTGTCCCTCCAGCAAGGGCAGTGAGCGGGGGTCGAGAAAGATGGTCTTTTGCTGTGTCGGGCTGGTGATGGAAGATATGGGCGCCGACAGAGCGTCCTGATACCAGAACTTGCGCGATGTGCCCAAGGCAACCATGCGCGAATGGCCCAGACGCCGTGCGATATTGTTGGCCAGCGGCAGGCCCAGCGTTGGCACGCCGACAACAACATCGACTCCGATCCGCGTGAGCATGTCCGCCATGGCCTGCGACAGCGCGTCCTCGACTGCAAAGCTGGCCTGATTGACGATCAGCGAGGCAACTGCAGAACTTCCATCGCCGGGCAATATGCGGATGGGCAGCAGGATTTCCCGACCATCGGGCAGGGCGGCCGGAACGCCATCCACCCAGCCATCCGTGACTCCCCCAACATGTGTCCCTGGCGCATCAATTGTTTGCCAGAACTGATGGGGCGCGAGCGACATGAGAGGTTTCCTTGCTGGGGCGCGGCAAATGTTGGATGCTGCAGCAACGTTGATTTTCAAGAGCTTAGCAATCCATGCCCCACAAGGACAGTGATCCATTCGAACTCGATGCGATGATCGCGTTACGTCATGATCTGCACGCCCATCCCGAGCTTGGGTTCGAGGAAGTCCGGACCAGTGATATCGTCGCGCGCCTGTTGGCTGACGCGGGGATTGCGGTGGACCGGGGGCTGGGCAAGACCGGCATTGTCGGCACGATCAGCGTCGGCCATGGTGGCCGCGCCATCGCGTTGCGCGCCGATATGGATGCCCTGGCCATGCCCGAATTGGGCGAGCCCAAGTACAAATCCACCGTGGCCAACACCATGCATGCCTGTGGCCATGACGGGCACACTGTGATGCTGCTTGCCGCCGCCCGTCATCTGGCGCGAACCAGACAGTTTTCGGGAACAGTGCACTTCATTTTCCAGCCTGCCGAAGAGGGTCGGGGAGGGGCCCGGGCAATGCTGGCTGATGGTTTCCTTGATCGTTTCCCGATTGATGCCGTCTATGGCCTGCATAATATGCCCGGACTGGCAACCGACGAGATGGCGGTGGTCGCGGGACCTCAACTGGCGTCCTCCGACAGCTGGGAGGTAGCGTTCCACGGGATTGGAACCCATGGCGCCAAACCCCATCTCGGTCGTGATGGCATGACGGCTGCGGCCCACTTCCTGACAGCGCTGCATACCATCGTGGCCCGCCGCGTCGACCCGCTGCAACCTGCCGTGGTCAGCGCCTGTGCCATCAGCGGCGGAGATTTCCGGGCGCTCAATGTCATTCCCGATGACGTGCGTATCGGGGGGACGGCCCGTGCCTATTCTGCCGAGGTCCGTGAGCAACTTGAGCTTGAGATCGGCCAATTGGCCGCGGGCATTGCTACCAGTTTCGGCATCACGGCGAGTTACAGTTTCAAGCGCCGAATAGCGCCTGTCATCAACGACCTCAAAGCGACCGAGACGGCCCTGGCAGCGGCCCGACAGGTGACCGGCAAGCCGGTGGTTACCGATTTTCCGCCCTCCACGGCAGGCGACGATTTTGCCGAGTTCGGCAATCTGGTGCCCGGTTGCTATGTCTGGCTTGGCAACGGGCCGGCAGTTGATGGCGCGCTGCACCACAATTCTCGCTATGATTTCAACGATGCGGCTATCCTGACCGGGGCCCGTTACTGGACTGCGCTGGTCGAAGCCGAATTGCGCTAGTCGAAGGCGCTTGCGAGTAGGGCCAGGGCGCCCTCGACATCCACCCGCATGGCGACATTGACGGGCGAGCCCGTCTCGCTCAGGCGCAGTCTGCCAGCATCGGCATCAAGGGCCAGATCAACGCCCAGACAGAACCGTTCGACCTCGAACAGTCCCGGTGCCACTGCCAGCAGCATCACGCAGGGATCATGCAGCGGTCGGCTTTGTCTGTCGTCCTGCAGGTAGGCCGTGATGAGATTGGCCGCAATATCGCCGGCCGGGGTCTGGCGCAGCGCTTTGACATAGGGGCGGTCGGCCCGAACACGCCGTGTCACATCAAGTGGCACGATGGTTGTCTTGATGCCCGAGCGCAATACGGTCGAAACGGCTTCGGGGTCGAAGGCAAAGTTGAATTCCGCCATAGGACCTGCATTGCCAGGTTCATGGATCGTGCCACCCATGACGATGAGATGGCCAATGCGTTCGGCGGCTGCAGGATGATGTGTGACCAACTGCGCCATATTGGTCAGCGGGCCGAGCGCCAGAATGTCGATCGACCCGGACGGCGCGTCCGTCAGCGTCCTGGCAAGCCAGTCCACTGCGCCGCTTTGTGGGCTCATCAGGGCTTCGGGCAGCGTGACGCCGCGTAGTCCATCATCGCCGTGAATGACACTGGCATCGATATTGTCACGCAGCATGGCAGTGGCCGCACCCGAGATGACCGGGATGTCGCTACGCCCCATTGCCGTCAGCAGCGCGCCGGCATTGGCCGTTGTCCGTTCCAGACCGATGTTGCCGGCAAGGGTGGTGACCCCGATGACGTCGAACAGACCGCTGGCCAGTGCAAACAGGATCGCCACGGCATCGTCCAGGCCTGGATCGGTATCGATGATGACGCGTCTAGTCATAGAGGGGAGCAATCACCATTTCAGGCACCTTGACCAAACCCTTGTCGGTGATGCGGATTTCGGGGATGACCGACAGGGGGATCAGGTTGAACCCCATATAGGGAATAGTGCATCCCACCGCTGACCAAGCTGTCTTAAGCGCCTGATTTTCGGCAGCAACTTCGTGCACCCGCTTGTCCGAAAGCAGACCGGCAACCGGCAGGCCGACAAAGGCAATGACCTTGCCCTGCTGCACGACCACGATGCCGCCCTTGGCGGCCTCAATGGTATCAAGCGCGAGGGCCATGTCGGCCTCATTGCTGCCCGCAACAATAATGTTGTGGCTGTCGTGACCGACGCTGGAGCCGACGGCGCCATCCTTGATCCCGAAGTCGTGCAGCAGACCATGGGCCATGCCACCATCGGACTTGCCATGGCGCTCGATGACAGTGACAAAACTCAGGTTGTCGCGCTCGAGAATTGAGGCCCAGTCATTGGCCGGGGCGATGGCCACCTTGCGGTGCGGCAACACGATACCGGGCATTTCGATACCAATGGCATTGGCCACGACCGGGCCGCTTGGCAGGTCGGGTACCAGCTTGCGTGTCTTGGGCAGATGCACGGTGTTGTAGGCAGTCTCTGGATAGCGATAACGCTGGTTCAATGTCTCTTCGAGCACCGGTGCAACCTTGCGGTCATCGACCATCAGTTCGCCGCCATACCAGGTGCTGACCGGTTTCATCTCGTCATCGAGCAAGACCAGATCGGCGCGGCGACCACCACCAAGCCCGCCAATTTCATCGCCAAGCCCAAACCGCGTCGCACCATGCAGGGAGCCCATGGCCCAGGCCTGTTCCGGTTTCATGCCGCAGCGAATGGCTTCGCGCACCACCCAGTCCAGCCCGAAATTCAGCAGATCATCGGCATCGCGATCATCGGTGCAGAGGCAAAACCGCTTGTGACTGGCGCCCAGTTCGGTAATCGGCTTGATGGCCTCCACGATCGAATTCCACGGCGTCGCCGGGTTGCCACCGCGCAGGAAGACCCAGATCCCGGCGTCGATCAGGTCGTCAGCGATGGCTCGGTCAATCGCCTCATGCGTGTCGGTGACACCAGCAGCAGCATAGGCCGGCACCAGTTCGCGACCATAGATGTGTCCCGAAACGGGCCGATTGCGCTTGAGGGCTTCCGCGATGATGGCATGGCTGCGCGGATCGCCCATGGTCACGGGCACAAAATCCATCTTTTCGCCCAGAGCAAGCGCTTCGGGCCATTTGTCGAACAGGGCGCCAATCTTGGCAGGCGTCAGATCACCGCCGGCGGTTTCCAGCTCCGGCGAGGTTGCCGGTACAGTCGATGGCACCGTCAAGAAGATCGACAATGGCGCCATGCGGGCGTCCTCGAGCATGGCCTCGACGCCGGCGACGTCCATCACATTGCCGATTTCATGACTGTCACAGAAAATCGTCGTCGTGCCGTTGAGCAGGGCCGCTTCCGCATAGGCGCAGGCCGTTACCATCGAACTCTCGACGTGAATGTGTGGATCGACCAGGCCCGGCGCGATAGTGCCGCCCTTGGCGTCATAAACACGCTTGGGGGCAGGGCCGCTTTTGTGAGCGCCTGCTGGCATCACCGCTGCGATGCGGCCATTGGCCACCCAGATTTCCCGCTCAGGCGCGATTCGCTCCGAATAGGTCGAAAGCGTTCTTGCGCCCGTGATCACGAGATCAGCCGGTGCGCGCCCACTGGCAACGGCGGCCAGGTGGATCGTGCTCTCATGCAAGGGGGCAACAGAGAAACGGGTGATGGTCATGCTGGCGTCTCCGAGAAAGCCGACAGGATCCGGACCCAGGACCGGATGCCCTTGTGAAAGCTCGACAGGTCGTATTTTTCATTGGGGCTGTGGATGCGGTTGTCGAACCGTGCAAAGCCGACCAGCAGCGAATCCATGCCCAATCGCCGCTTGAACTCGCCCAGAATGGGGATTGATCCGCCGGTTCCGGCCAGTGCGGCTTCCCGCTCCCATTCGATCGAGAGCGCGTCCCTGGCCTTGTTCAGCAGCGCGCCATCAAGCGGCATGGCCTGGGCTGCGGCCGCGGCATAGGCCTTGAAGGTCACGCTGCAATCTGGCGGCAACAGGCTTTCAACAAAGGCGCGGAACAGGCCGCGGATGCGGTCGGGGTCCTGACCGTCAACCAGCCGAAAGCTCAGCTTCGCGCTCGCCCGGGCGGGGATCACCGTCTTGAACCCGTCGCCGGTATAGCCGCTCCAGACCCCATTGATCTCGCAGGTCGGTCGCGCCCACACCTGCTCCAACACGGATCGGCCCGCCTCACCGGCAGGTGTGGTCAGGCCGACATCGGCAAGAAATTTCTCGGCGTCGAAGGGCAGCGAGGCCCATTGCTCGCGCATCACCTCCGGCAATTCGGTGACGTCGTCATAAAAACCGGGAATACCAACGCTGCCATCATCGAGACGCAGCTTGCCGATGATTGTGCCCATCACCTGTGCCGCATTGCGCGCGGCACTGCCGAACATGCCAGAGTGTAAATCGCGATCGCCGCAGACGATCTCGAACTCCTCACTGACAAAGCCGCGCCACATGGTGGTGATGGCGGGGGTATCGTGGTCCCACATATCGGTGTCGCACACCAACATGATGTCGGCCCGCAATTCGTCGCCATACGCATCAAGGAAGGGCGCAAGGCTTGGACTGCCGGCTTCCTCCTCGCCCTCGAACAGCATCGATATCCGGATCGGCAAACTGCCGGTTACGTTTTTCCAAGCGCGACAGGCTTCGATGAAGGTCAGTAACTGGCCTTTGTCGTCCGAGGCGCCGCGACCCAGAATGTGGGTTTCCCCATCCGGCTGAGGCACCAGCTTGGGTTCGAAGGGCGGGTTGGTCCACAACTCGAGCGGGTCGACCGGCTGCACATCGTAGTGCCCATAAAACAGCACATGGGGCCCAGGTATGCCGGGGCCATGACCCACCACCATGGGGTGCCCCGTCGTATCGCGCACCGAGGCATCCATGCCCAGCGCGCTCAATTCGGCGGCCAACCAGTCGGCAGCGCGCCGGCAGTCGGGTGCAAAGGCCGCTTCGGTTGAAATCGAGGGGATGGCAATCAGCTCAAACAAGCGATCCAGACTGGCGTCCAGACTCGCATCGACATGGCTCAGAATGGCGTCCAGCTGGCTCACATCGGTTCTCCATCTATGCGCGTCATTTCGGCCTTGAAGGCTTGGGCAATCTGCATGGCATCACGCAGGATCTTCTTGGGCTCGAGCGTTTGCACGGCGCCGTCACGCTTGAGCCAGCGACCTGCGACCATCACGTCGCGGACATCGCTGGGGCCGGCGGCAAATACCAGCACGGCGTATGGATCGTAGATGGGCTGCAGGCGGGGGGAAGCCAGACTGATGCGGATCAGATCTGCCTGTTTGCCTGGCTCAACAGAGCCGGTCTGCCGATCCAGACCCAGCACGCGCGCTCCCTCAATTGTCGCCATGCGAATGACATCGCCGGCGGGAAGCGGTTTGCGCGAGCCGGCCAGCAGTTTGGCGAACATGGAAACCGGCGCGAACTGGGCAAACAGGTCCAGCGTATTGCCGCTCATCGGCCCATCGGTGCCAATGCCAACCGGTATGCCGGCCCGGCGCATGGCTTCTACCGGGGCGATACCACGGCCCGCCTTGCCATTGGACCGTGGGTTGGTGGCTGCGCCGACCCCGGCCTGCACCATCATCGCGATGTCTTCATCGCTCAGATGCAGGCAGTGGGCGGCAATCAGACCCTGCTTGAGCAGTCCGGCCTGATGCACCACCGCGACGGAGGAGCAGCCGTGCTTTTCCCGCGCCCAGTCCACTTCAAGCTGGCTTTCGGCCAGATGGATCTGCACTGGCACCGTGGAATGCTCAGCGGACCATTGCGCGATGCGGGACATTGCGTCCAGGCCGGTGGAATAGGGAGCGTGAGGCGCGATCGACGCGCTCACCAGCGGATGGTCGGCGAAGGTCTCGGCCAGTTCCTCGGTCAGCGCAAAGCCGCGGTCAAAGTCCTTGTGATCGGGCGCGTCAAAATCGGCGAGCGTTTGACCAACAATGGCGCGCAAACCCGATTGCGCGACGATGTGCCCCACTTCGGTTTCGAAATAATACATGTCAGCGACGCTGGTCACGCCGGCCTCGATCATCTCCAGAGCAGACAGCGCCGAGCCCACCCGAACCATTTCCGCGGTAACGAACTTGCGCTCCAGCGGCAGGATATAGCGATAGAGCCGGTCATCGACATCTTCGGCCAGACCGCGGAATACCGACATGCCCATGTGGCAGTGGGTATTGACCATGCCGGGCATGACAATGTCTCCGCCACAATCGACGAGTTCTGCGCCTGCGATTTGGGGTGCCGCGCCGGAGCCGAGGGCCTTGATCATGTCGCCCTCAACATGCACCCAGCCATTGGCATGCTCGACCATGGCCGGGTCCATGGTCAGCACCCATGCATTGGTGAACAGCGTGCTCATTCCGGCGCGAGAATGGTGCATTGCTCGGGTACTGGCACCAGCTTTGCCGCGGCGCCCGGTTCCAGCGGCCGGGTGAGTGGTCCATTGGCAAGCAGCGCGCCTGCCGGCGTGTCACACTGGTATTGATAGGCTCGACCCAGATAGGTGCGCAGCCCCAGTGTCGTGGGAATACCTGCTATGGCCGGGTCATCTGACACCAGCAGCCCATCGGCACGGCAGGCCAGAACGAAGCTGTCAGGAATCACACCGAACTGCTCAGGCGACAGCGAGAGCGCCACGCCGCCGTCCGTTTCAGCGGTGATCTTGGCCCCGTCGCGCGACAGCACGCGCATGGGGATGAGGTTTTCGAAGCCCACAAAACGGGCGACGAAGGCATTGGCTGGTTTCTGGTAGAGCTGCTCAGGCGTATCGAGCTGCATAATCCGGCCCTGATGCATGATGGCCACGCGATCGGAAATCGAGAATGCCTCCTCCTGATCATGCGTGACATAGACCGAGGTGGTGCCATTGGCGCGCTGTAGCTTGCGGATTTCCACCCGCATATCAACGCGCAATTTGGCATCGAGATTGGACAGGGGCTCATCAAACATCAGCAGGGGCGGCTCGATGACGAGAGCGCGCGCCAGGGCAACCCGCTGCTTTTGACCGCCCGAAAGCGCTCCGGGCAGCCGCGCGGCCAGATGATCCAATCCGACCCGATCCAGCATGGCGTCGACACGCCGGGTCCTTTCTGTCCCCGAGATGCCGCGCTGTTTCAGGCCGAACCCGACATTGTCAGCAACCGACAGATGCGGGAACAGCGCATAGTTCTGGAACACCAGGCCAATATCGCGCTGATGCGAGGGCAGCCGGGTCAGATCCCGGCCACCCAGCGTGATGTTGCCCGATGTGGGCTGCAAGAAGCCGGCGATGAGCCGTAGCGTGGTGGTCTTGCCGCAGCCGCTGGCGCCGAGCAGTGACACCAGTTCGCCTTCCGCAACGTCGAGCGACAGGTTCTCCAGCACCTGGGTGGTGCCGTAGTGAGCGGAGATGGACTGCAGTGAGAGTGCCTGGGTCATGAATTCTACTTGGCTAGGAATGTGAGGCCGAGCGTGCGCTCGACAATGGCCATAACGGCAACGGTAAGCAGCATCAGCAGCACCGAAACCGAGGCGACAGTGGGATCAAAAAACTGCTCCATATGCGCCAGCAGCTGGATCGGCAGCGTTGATAGTCCTGGCCCGGTCAGAAAGATCGAGATCGACACATCATTGATCGAGGTAATGAAGGCGAGGATGAACGCCGCGATGACGCCCGAGCGGACATTGGGCAGCAGGATTGTGAAGAAGGTCTTGAGCGGCGGGGAGCCAAGGCTGATCGCCGCTTCTTCTATCGAAAAATCGAAGGATGCCAGGGACGCGCTGATCACCCGCACGACATAGGGGAGAACCAGCAGGGAATGGCCAAACAGCAGGGCCAGATAGATCGGTGTATCAAGCTGCACCGCCAGGTTCTTGAGCAGCGAAAAGCCCAGCACAAGTTCCGGTACCAGCACCGGTAGAACGAACAGCGTCGACAACCAGCCGGGCAATTGTATGCGGTGTCGATTAAGTGCATAGGCCGC
The DNA window shown above is from Devosia litorisediminis and carries:
- a CDS encoding ABC transporter permease, which translates into the protein MIELFATIMSSAFFVTVIRTTTPLLLATLGGLIADLSGALNVALEGQMLVGCLTAVIVSVYAPWYVAVLAGLAAGAVLGLVMAIFALRLKADIILVGFAINIMAAGGTVFALAMATGGDKGTSINLASKAIPPVDLSFLGVIPGIGPLLVSLLSGHSVLSWIAAFLVFAIWYFLYRMPWGLWLRGVGEYPAAPEAAGIPVNAVRAWSLVVSGALAGLGGAQLAMFNYVGFARDMTAGRGFIALGAVLLGARHPVGALLAALLFGAFEGLAVVMPGLFADAPAELIRMIPFVVTILALMLFSYRAQRALKLRGVKSA
- the guaD gene encoding guanine deaminase, whose translation is MPEELDRNRCRGIYGTFFHAPTAGELAVLENRLILVDEAGVISAVLAEDDPAQATAIAALGEALVWLPEGQFGLPGFVDLHIHAPQYSQLGQALDAPLEIWLQKYTFPLEASYADLGFARPRYEALVADLLAIGTTTALYFATQDRAATELLAEICMAKGQRALVGKVVMDDPAGCPDYYRDESAETAIAETRAVIEHIRTHPANADGRVLPVITPRFIPSCTDAALDGLGKLAVECGCHIQSHCSESDWAHGHVLERFGHTDAEALDRFGLLTRKTVLAHSNFLTDADMDRLAARGTAVAHCALSNVYFANAVFPLRRALEKHLHVGLGTDISGGPSASMFEACRTTVQSSRLLEDGVDPTLSAAERGTAGSRIDLVTAFHLATAGGGIALDLPIGILAPGYRLDLIAVDTMAEEGTIRLFGETHPQAVFEKILYCASRANIAAVWVDGQQVC
- a CDS encoding phosphoribosyltransferase codes for the protein MSLAPHQFWQTIDAPGTHVGGVTDGWVDGVPAALPDGREILLPIRILPGDGSSAVASLIVNQASFAVEDALSQAMADMLTRIGVDVVVGVPTLGLPLANNIARRLGHSRMVALGTSRKFWYQDALSAPISSITSPTQQKTIFLDPRSLPLLEGQRIAVVDDVISSGTSMAAVLTLLERADLAPVAITAAMLQGTRWQEPLAAWRDRIMAPLRSPRLQLVDTKRWIPAD
- a CDS encoding M20 aminoacylase family protein; protein product: MPHKDSDPFELDAMIALRHDLHAHPELGFEEVRTSDIVARLLADAGIAVDRGLGKTGIVGTISVGHGGRAIALRADMDALAMPELGEPKYKSTVANTMHACGHDGHTVMLLAAARHLARTRQFSGTVHFIFQPAEEGRGGARAMLADGFLDRFPIDAVYGLHNMPGLATDEMAVVAGPQLASSDSWEVAFHGIGTHGAKPHLGRDGMTAAAHFLTALHTIVARRVDPLQPAVVSACAISGGDFRALNVIPDDVRIGGTARAYSAEVREQLELEIGQLAAGIATSFGITASYSFKRRIAPVINDLKATETALAAARQVTGKPVVTDFPPSTAGDDFAEFGNLVPGCYVWLGNGPAVDGALHHNSRYDFNDAAILTGARYWTALVEAELR
- a CDS encoding nucleoside hydrolase, which codes for MTRRVIIDTDPGLDDAVAILFALASGLFDVIGVTTLAGNIGLERTTANAGALLTAMGRSDIPVISGAATAMLRDNIDASVIHGDDGLRGVTLPEALMSPQSGAVDWLARTLTDAPSGSIDILALGPLTNMAQLVTHHPAAAERIGHLIVMGGTIHEPGNAGPMAEFNFAFDPEAVSTVLRSGIKTTIVPLDVTRRVRADRPYVKALRQTPAGDIAANLITAYLQDDRQSRPLHDPCVMLLAVAPGLFEVERFCLGVDLALDADAGRLRLSETGSPVNVAMRVDVEGALALLASAFD
- a CDS encoding adenine deaminase, which codes for MTITRFSVAPLHESTIHLAAVASGRAPADLVITGARTLSTYSERIAPEREIWVANGRIAAVMPAGAHKSGPAPKRVYDAKGGTIAPGLVDPHIHVESSMVTACAYAEAALLNGTTTIFCDSHEIGNVMDVAGVEAMLEDARMAPLSIFLTVPSTVPATSPELETAGGDLTPAKIGALFDKWPEALALGEKMDFVPVTMGDPRSHAIIAEALKRNRPVSGHIYGRELVPAYAAAGVTDTHEAIDRAIADDLIDAGIWVFLRGGNPATPWNSIVEAIKPITELGASHKRFCLCTDDRDADDLLNFGLDWVVREAIRCGMKPEQAWAMGSLHGATRFGLGDEIGGLGGGRRADLVLLDDEMKPVSTWYGGELMVDDRKVAPVLEETLNQRYRYPETAYNTVHLPKTRKLVPDLPSGPVVANAIGIEMPGIVLPHRKVAIAPANDWASILERDNLSFVTVIERHGKSDGGMAHGLLHDFGIKDGAVGSSVGHDSHNIIVAGSNEADMALALDTIEAAKGGIVVVQQGKVIAFVGLPVAGLLSDKRVHEVAAENQALKTAWSAVGCTIPYMGFNLIPLSVIPEIRITDKGLVKVPEMVIAPLYD
- a CDS encoding M20/M25/M40 family metallo-hydrolase; protein product: MSQLDAILSHVDASLDASLDRLFELIAIPSISTEAAFAPDCRRAADWLAAELSALGMDASVRDTTGHPMVVGHGPGIPGPHVLFYGHYDVQPVDPLELWTNPPFEPKLVPQPDGETHILGRGASDDKGQLLTFIEACRAWKNVTGSLPIRISMLFEGEEEAGSPSLAPFLDAYGDELRADIMLVCDTDMWDHDTPAITTMWRGFVSEEFEIVCGDRDLHSGMFGSAARNAAQVMGTIIGKLRLDDGSVGIPGFYDDVTELPEVMREQWASLPFDAEKFLADVGLTTPAGEAGRSVLEQVWARPTCEINGVWSGYTGDGFKTVIPARASAKLSFRLVDGQDPDRIRGLFRAFVESLLPPDCSVTFKAYAAAAAQAMPLDGALLNKARDALSIEWEREAALAGTGGSIPILGEFKRRLGMDSLLVGFARFDNRIHSPNEKYDLSSFHKGIRSWVRILSAFSETPA
- a CDS encoding amidohydrolase family protein — protein: MHHSRAGMSTLFTNAWVLTMDPAMVEHANGWVHVEGDMIKALGSGAAPQIAGAELVDCGGDIVMPGMVNTHCHMGMSVFRGLAEDVDDRLYRYILPLERKFVTAEMVRVGSALSALEMIEAGVTSVADMYYFETEVGHIVAQSGLRAIVGQTLADFDAPDHKDFDRGFALTEELAETFADHPLVSASIAPHAPYSTGLDAMSRIAQWSAEHSTVPVQIHLAESQLEVDWAREKHGCSSVAVVHQAGLLKQGLIAAHCLHLSDEDIAMMVQAGVGAATNPRSNGKAGRGIAPVEAMRRAGIPVGIGTDGPMSGNTLDLFAQFAPVSMFAKLLAGSRKPLPAGDVIRMATIEGARVLGLDRQTGSVEPGKQADLIRISLASPRLQPIYDPYAVLVFAAGPSDVRDVMVAGRWLKRDGAVQTLEPKKILRDAMQIAQAFKAEMTRIDGEPM
- a CDS encoding ABC transporter ATP-binding protein, with the translated sequence MTQALSLQSISAHYGTTQVLENLSLDVAEGELVSLLGASGCGKTTTLRLIAGFLQPTSGNITLGGRDLTRLPSHQRDIGLVFQNYALFPHLSVADNVGFGLKQRGISGTERTRRVDAMLDRVGLDHLAARLPGALSGGQKQRVALARALVIEPPLLMFDEPLSNLDAKLRVDMRVEIRKLQRANGTTSVYVTHDQEEAFSISDRVAIMHQGRIMQLDTPEQLYQKPANAFVARFVGFENLIPMRVLSRDGAKITAETDGGVALSLSPEQFGVIPDSFVLACRADGLLVSDDPAIAGIPTTLGLRTYLGRAYQYQCDTPAGALLANGPLTRPLEPGAAAKLVPVPEQCTILAPE
- a CDS encoding ABC transporter permease; amino-acid sequence: MMTRNIHPLLIAATTLVFIFLVGPLIIVFGAALSDTSYLTFPPQGLTLHWFENIFAISAFRRTMVTSLQTAVLSTVIALIIGIPAAYALNRHRIQLPGWLSTLFVLPVLVPELVLGFSLLKNLAVQLDTPIYLALLFGHSLLVLPYVVRVISASLASFDFSIEEAAISLGSPPLKTFFTILLPNVRSGVIAAFILAFITSINDVSISIFLTGPGLSTLPIQLLAHMEQFFDPTVASVSVLLMLLTVAVMAIVERTLGLTFLAK